One Vicia villosa cultivar HV-30 ecotype Madison, WI unplaced genomic scaffold, Vvil1.0 ctg.002086F_1_1, whole genome shotgun sequence genomic region harbors:
- the LOC131637805 gene encoding uncharacterized protein LOC131637805, which yields MQGGCIADIGSCGTGFDSASGSVRTKKFRTKGSELADRKGEKNKAMPRAPSIRCSSIDEALSLSYRARCNKG from the coding sequence ATGCAAGGAGGATGTATAGCTGATATAGGATCTTGTGGAACAGGATTTGATTCTGCAAGCGGTTCGGTACGAACGAAGAAATTTCGAACAAAAGGATCGGAACTCGCTGATAGGAAAGGAGAGAAAAACAAAGCAATGCCAAGAGCTCCGTCAATCCGCTGTTCATCGATAGACGAAGCTCTCTCTTTATCATATCGTGCCAGATGCAACAAAGGATGA